CGTGCACTCCATGCGTGCCACGGTCCCTCCAGGTCGTGAAACACGCGAGCCTCGCGCCTCCGTTCCGCCAGGCACGGGGAGCGGGCGCGCCGGGCCCCGGCCGGAGCGCCGGTGTCGGTCGCGGACGGCAGCTCGCTTTCGGCGGACACCTTCCGGCTCGCGGCCGCGGCCTTCAGTCCTGCGCGGTGGGACGGACAATCACCTCACCCACGTCCACGTCGGCGGGCTGCTCGATGGCGTAGGCCATGGCCCGGGCAATCGCATCCGGTGGGATCGCGAGCCTGTCCCGGACCTCCTCGAACCTGGCCCGGAGCTCCGGGTTCTTCACGTGCTCGAGGAAGTTCGTCCGGGTCATCCCGGGTGAGATGACCGTCACCCGCAGCTTGGGACCCGCCTCCTGGCGCAGGCCTTCGGAGATGGCTCGTACGGCGAACTTGGTCCCGGCGTACACGGCCTGGCCGGGCACGATCCGGTGCGCCGAGGTCGACGCGGTGTTGATGAGGTGCCCGAAGCCTTGCCGCCGGAAGACCGGCAGCGCCGCGGCGATGCCGTACAGCACCCCCTTGATGTTGGTGTCGACCAGGTCCTCCCAGTCGTCGACGCGCAGGTCGTCCAGCGGAGAGGTCGCCAGGCTGCCCGCGTTGTTGATGAGCACGTCCAGCCTGCCAAACCGCTCACAGGCCAGGCGGACGAGCCCGTCGACGTCCTCGCGACGTTTCACGTCGGTCCGTGCGCAGAGGGCTTCTCCTCCCGCCTTCGTGATGCGCTCCACCACCGGCTCCAACCGCTCCAGCCGGCGCGCGCCAAGGACGACCTTCGCCTCGCGCCCGGCGAGCAGCAGCGCCGCCGCCTCGCCAATGCCGCTGCTGGCCCCGGTGATGGCAATGACCTTGTCCTGGATGCCTGACATGACGCCTTCCTGCCCGGCCAGGTGAAGGGAGGGCCGGGCGTGCAATGCAAGACTTGGCCATGCCGGGGCGCGCCGGGCTTGGGCGTTGTTGCCATGCCGTGCAGGTCAATTTCGCCCAAGCCAGGGGGGAGGCCCGTCCCTAGAATCCAACCGTGACCGCTCGCCCTTACGCCGTCGTGGATGGTCCCCTGTCCATCCAGACCTTCCTGTTCCCGGAGCTGCCGGGCCTGCGGCTGGTGCGCTACCGGACCGACGGGCGGCTGCTGCGCTCCGTGAAGGAGCGTTTCTCCGTGACGCTGACGCAGCGGGGGCACTCGGAGTGGTGGGGGCGGGGCAAGGTCCACGCCTCCTCGCCCCGGACGGTCGACCTCAAGCAGATGGGCGAGGTGCACCGGGACCTACGCCGGGACGGACCTGCCCGGTTCCAGGTCATCGCCTTCGACGAGTCCCTCGTCGACGAGGCCCGCGAGGCGCTGGGCGCGCCGGCCTCCGCGCGGCTGCGCCAACTCCAACTCGAAACGTCACAGCCCTCGGCGGCCGACTTCGTGCGCCTCCACGCCGTGCTGGATGCGGGCCTGGAGGGACGCTCCAGCGCGCTCTCGCTCCAGACGGCCCTGGCCGAAGCCCTCTCCTCGCTGGTCGGATGTCTGGAGCATCCAGGCGCGGGGGAGCGGCGTTACCGCTGGCCCATCCAGCGCGTGGTGGAGGCCCTGCACGAGGCCATCCCGGAGGGCATCACCCTGGAGTCGCTGGCCCATCAGGTGGGCTGGAACCGGTTCCACCTGTGCCGCGCCTTCCGCGAGGCGCTGGGCATGCCGCCTCACGCGTACCTCACCCACCTGCGCGTCTCGCGAGCGCAGCGGCTGCTGTCCCAGGGACTGGCACCCGCGGAGGTCGCGCTCCAGGTCGGGCTCTGTGACCAGAGTCAGCTCAACCGGCACTTCAAGCGCATCGTCGGCATCACGCCGGGGCAGTACGCGCGCGCCGTGCAGTGAGGCCGCCGTCACAGTCCCTGGGGCGGCTCCCGGAAGACCGCTTCGATGTTGTTGCCGTCCGGGTCCAGCACGAAGGCGGCGTAGTAACCGGCGGGGTAGCCCGTCTGGGCGCCGCGCGGCCCGGGCGGCCCGTTGTCGGTTCCGCCCGCCGCCACCGCGGCCGCGTGGAAGGCGTCGACCTGGGCGCGGCTGGTGGCGGCGAAGGCCGTGTGTTGCTTCACGCCATGGGGATGGAAGCGGTCGATCCAGAAGATGGGGTAGTCGCGGCCATAGCCAATGCCATCCGCTCCGGTGTCCTGGGGAAGCTGCATGGCGCGGCGCAGGCCGAGCGCCCCCAACGCCGCGTCGTAGAACGCCGCCGAGCGGGCGACGTCCGCGACGCCAATGCCGGTGTGATCGATCATGGCCCTCAGTGTACGGGCGCGAAGCCGCGCTCGCGCATCAGCGCGTCGAGGCTCGCGTCCTTTCCACGAAACTTCCGGTAGCCCTCGAACGGGTCGACGGTGTTGCCCACGGAGAGCACGTGCTCATACAGGCGCGCGGCCACCTTCGCGTCATAGGGACCTCCGGCCTCCTGGAAGGCCTCGAAGGCATCCGAGGCCAGCATGTCCGCCCAGAGGTAGCGGTAGTAGCCCGCCGCGTAGGCGTTGCTGGCGAAGACGTGGCCGAAATGGGGCATGCGGAAGCGCATGCCGACCTCCACGGGCGCGCCCATCTGGCGGAGCACGGCGCGCTCGAAGGCGTCGGGGTCGATGCGCTTCGCGCCCGCCAGATGCATCTTCATCTCCACCAACGCGGAGGTGAGGAAGTCCACGGTGTAGAAGCCCTGGTTGAACGTCGCCGCCTTCTGGAGGCGGGCCACGAGCGCCCGCGGCATGGGCTGCCCCGTCGTGTGATGCAGCGCGAAGCGGCTCAGCACCTCCGGCGTGGCGAGCCAATGTTCGAACAGCTTGGACGGGAACTCCGCGTAGTCGCTCACCACGCGGCTGCCCCCGAGCGACGGGTACGTCACGTCCCCGCTCAGCGTGTGCAGCGCGTGGCCGAACTCATGGAACAGCGTCTGCGCGTCGCGCCAGCCGAGCAGCGCGGGGCTGCCCGCTCCCGGCTTCACGAACGGCATGCTGATGGCCACCAGGGCCGGCACCTCGCCCCGGAAGCGCTCCTGGACGCGGTACGTCTCCGTCTGCCCTCCGTTGTACTTGCCCTCGCGCGCGTAGGGGTCGAAGTAGAGGAGCCCGCGCTCGCGGCCGCTCTCCCGGTCCTTCACCGCGAAGACGCGCACGTCCGGGTGGTAGACGGGCACGTCCGGCGCGGGCGTGAAGGTGTAGCCGAAGAGCTGGCCCGCCACCCAGAACATGCCCTCGCGCAGGGTCTCCAACTGGAGGTAGGGCTTCACCTCGCTGTCGTCGAAGTCATACGCCTGCTTGCGCACCTTCTCCGCGTAGTAGCGGTAGTCCCACGGGGCGATGGGCTCCTCCTGGCCCTGGCTCCGGGCAATGACAGTCATCGCGGCGACCTCTTCGCGCACGCGCGCGACCGCGGGCGTCCACAGCGTCTCCAGCAGCTTCATCGCGCGCTCGGGCGTCTTCACCATCGCGTGCTGGAGTTGGCGGTGCGCGTGGGTGGGGAAGCCCATGAGTCTGGCCTGCTCCGCGCGCGCCGCGAGGATTTGCGTGATGACGGCGTTGTTGTCATGCGCGTCGCCGTGGTCGCCGCGGCTGTCGTAGTTGCGCCAGACCTTCTCGCGCAGCGCCCGCCGCTCCGAATACGTGAGGAAGTCCGCCACCACCGAGCGGGTATTGGCCACGGCCCACTTCCCCGGCTGTCCGCGCGCCGTGGCCTCCGCGGCCGCGGCCTTTCGCAGCGGCTCTGGCAGGCCCGCCAGGTCCGCCTCGTTCTCCAGGAGGGTGAAGCGCTTCTCGTCGGCGAGCACGTTCTGGTTGAACGTCGTGTAGAGCGTGGCGAGCTTCTGATTGAGCGCGGCCATTCGCTTCGCCCCCGCTGCGTCCAGCAGGGCGCCCGAGCGCACGAAGTCATCGTAGGAGGACGTCACCAGGCGCTGCTGCTCCGGCGTCAGCTTCGCCTTCGCGGCCGAGTCCCGGACCGCCTTGATGCGGCGGAAGAGCTTGCGGTTCTGGGACTCCTCATCCCAGAACGCGGACAGCCGCGGTGCCATCTCGCGCTCCACGGCCTGGTACTCCGGTGAACTCACGAACGAGGACCACGCGTTGTAGACCTCGTAGACGCGATTGAAGCTCCGGCCGGAGTCCTGGTACGCGGCGATGGTGTTCTCGAAGGTGGGTGGCTCCTTAGAGTCCACGATGGCGGCGACCTCGCGGCGAGCCTGCGCCATGGCGGCTTCGAGCGCCGGAGCGAAGTCCTCCACCCGCGCGCGGTCGAACGGTGGGACGCCTCCATGAGGCCCGGACCAGGGCGCGAGCAGGCTCTCCGGCGACGAAGCGGGGGCCGCGAAGGCCGGGCCCGCCAGGAGGACGAGGCATGCTGCGATTCTGTGTCGTGGCATGCGGACAGAATACGGGCCAGGATTGAGCGGCATCCATCGAATGGAATTCGCCCGGGAGCCTCGAATGGCCGCACTCGACCGAATTGATCGCGCGATTCTGGAGGCCCTCCAGAACAATGCACGGCTGTCCAACAAGGAGCTGGCCGCGAAGGTGGGGCTGGCCCCTTCGTCATGCCTCGCGCGGGTGAAGCGGTTGGAGACGGACGGGGTCATCCGCTCCTATCGGGCGGAGCTGGATCCTCGCCCGCTGGGGCTGGGGCTCCAGGCGCTCATCGGCGTGCAGCTCCGGCTCCACGTGGGAGAGCACTTCGGCAGCATCGGAGACCACCTGCGTTCGTTGCCGGAGACGGTGGCCGTCTACTGCCTGGGAGGCACGACGGACTTCCTGGTGCACGTCGTGTGTCGGGACACGGAACACCTGCGCGTGCTCACCATCCAGTCCTTCACCAGCCGTCCGGAGGTGAGCCGCATCGAGACGTCGCTGGTGTTCTCCTTCGCGCGCTCGGGGCTGCCGGTCGACCGGGGCGCCTGACGGGGCCGGCGCTGTAACCTTTTTTCGTCCTCGTTCGTGGTGGCCGATGGATGCCCGGAATGCGCCGGGCGCCGGGACGGAGGACGGACATGCAGGCGACGAAGGTGGCCGTGGTGGGCGGGGGGCTGGGCGGGCTCACGGCGGCGGCGCTGCTCGCGCGCGGCGGCTGTGAGGTGACGGTGTACGAGCGCTCCAAGCACCTGGGAGGCCGGGCGAGGACGACGGAGGTGGAGGGCTTCCGCTTCAACCTGGGCCCGCATGCCCTGTACCGGGCGGGCGCGGCATATCGGGTGCTGGAGCGCCTGGGCGTGAGGCCCACGGGAGGCATTCCGAATCAGACGGGCTCCCATGCGCTGGTCGGCGGCCGGCTGCACACGCTGCCTCGGGGGGCCGTGACGCTGATGACGACGGACGTGTTGTCGCTCGCCTCGAAGCTGGAGGTGGCGAAGGTGCTGGCGGGGCTGGCCCGCATCGACACGCAGCCGTTGGCGTCCATGCCGATGCGGGAGTGGCTGGAGACGCGCCTGACGCGCAAGGACAGCCGGGCGCTCGTCGGCGCGCTGATCCGCGTGTCCTCGTACTGCGCGGACTTCGAGGCGCTCAGCGCGGAGGCGGGGCTGAAGCAGCTCCAGTGCGCGACCGCCGCGAACGTGCTGTACGTGGACGGAGGCTGGAGCACGTTGGTGGACGCGGTGGAGCGGCTGGGGCGCGAGGCGGGTGCCCGGCTGGAGCTGTCCGCGAGAGCAGAGGCTGTCGTTCTCCAGGAGGGAGGCAAGCGGGTCGAGGGCGTACGGCTCGCGGACGGCACGGTGCACCGCGCGGACGCGGTGGTGATGGCGGGGAGCCCCGCGGACGTGGCGGCGCTCATGCCGGGAGACGCGGTGCTCGCCCGGGAGGCGCGGGAGGCAGTGCCCATCCATGCGGCGACCTTGGAGCTGGGCCTGTCGGCCCTGTCGAGGCCGGATGCGTTGTTCGCTCTCGGGCTGGATGGGCCCTGGTACGCGTCGGTGCATTCGGCTTCCGCGAAGCTTGCCCCGGAAGGGGGAACGATGGTGCACGTGGCGAAGTACCTGGGCGGCGCGGACACGGAGGCGAGCGAGGCGGCACTGGAAGCCGTGATGGACGCGCTCCAGCCGGGCTGGCGCGAGAAGGTGGTGGCGCGGCGCTACCGGCCCTCGCTCACCGTCAGCGCTGGGCTGCCCCGGGCCGTGAACGGCGGGCTGGCCGGGCGTCCCTCCGTGGAGGTGCCGCACGTGAGCGGACTGTTCCGCGTGGGTGACTGGGTGGGCGCGGAGGGAATGCTCGCGGACGCATCCCTGGCGAGCGCCGAGGCCGTGGAGCAGGCCCTGGTGCCGCGCACCGCGACGACTCAGCGCCGTGCGGCGGGGACTTGATGCGGCCGGGCATCCAGGCCAGGGGCCCCTTCCGGAGGCGCGGAGCAGAAACCTGTCGGACAGTCGGACAAGTTGGGTGGACCTCCGCCACCTCCGAGCAACGGAGAAACCTGTCGGACAGTCGGACAAGTTGGGCGGACTGCGGCAGGCCCCTGTCGCCTCCGGTCCGCGGAAAACCTGTCCGACAGCCGGACAAGTTTGGGCGGACCAAGGCTGGCCTCCTCCTCCAGGCAGCGGAAAAGCTGTCGGACAGTCGGACAGGTTTGGCGGAGCGCGGCAGGGTTTCGCGCCGCTTCAGGGAAGCGAAGAAACCTGTCGGACAGTCGGACAGGTTGGAGACCGTGGATCCAGTCGGCGGCGGCCTGTCGGACAGGTTGGGGACCTTGGTGGAGCGCCGGGCGCTGGCTGCGGACCTTGGAAACTTGTCCGACAGTCGGACAGGTTTGGCGCGGTCCGGGCCCGGAGGGGCGTGGTGGAGGTTCGGGGGCTTGGGACCAGGCCATGTGGGGCTCCGGTGGGGTTCTTGGATTGTTGGAACGTGAGGGCTTGAACGGGATGGATGCACAGGCGCGAGGTGCACTGGGGCAGGCGGCGCGTGAGCATGAGCGCTTTCTCTGGGGGCTCTGTTACCGGATGACCGGCGTGGCCGCGGACGCGGACGACCTGGTGCAGGAGGTCTATGCGCGCGCGCTCGCGACCCCACCGAAGCGGTTGGACTCGCTGCGCCCCTGGTTGACCCGCGTGGCGGTGAACCTGTCCCGGGACCACCTGCGGCGGCGGCAGCGTGAGGACTACCTCGGACCCTGGCTGCCTTCTCCCGTGGAGACCGGGGACGAAGAGGTCCCTCCCTCGGTGGAGGCGCGGCTCCCGGACGGCGGCTCGACGGAGGGGCGCTATGAATTGCTGGAGAGCGTCTCCTTCGCCTTCCTCCTGGCGCTGGAGGCCCTGTCGCCCAAGCAGCGCGCGGTGCTGCTGCTGCGCGATGTCTTTGATTACTCGGTGCTGGAAGTGGCCGAAGCGCTGCGCATGAGCGAGGCGAACGTGAAGGTCGTGCACCACCGCGCCCGTGCCGCGATGGCCACGTATGACCAGTCACGGTGTGTTCCCACTCGCGACGTGCAGGCCCGCACGCGGGCTTCGCTGGAGGCCTTCCTGGGCGCGCTGGTGACGGGAGACGTGGCCGCCGCGGAGGCGCTGCTGGCTTCGGATGTGCGCGCACTGTCGGATGGTGGCGGCAAGGTGCGCGCGGCCCTCGTGCCCATCGTGGGCCCCCAGCGCGTCATGCTCTTCCTGCGCCGGTTGATGGAGATGCGAGGCCCGCCCGTGGCGTGGGAGGCGCGGATGCTCAATGGCCTGCCCGCCGTGGTGGCGGTGTACCCGCCGGGACGGGACCCGCTGTTGGCCCTGCGCATGGTGCTTCGCGTGGACGTGGACGCCAGCGGACGCATCCATGCGCTGCATTCCGTGTTGGTGGACCGGAAGCTCACGGGGGTGCGCATGCCCGTGCCGGGATGACGCGGACTTCTTGGAAAAATGGTTCTGATAAATCTTTCGAAGAACGCATCCGTTTGAGTGGCCTCCCCCGGAAAAGAGGAACTCGAATGTCGATGCGGAAGATGTGGGGCCCCAGGATCCTGATGTTAGGGGGGCTGACGTTGCTCGCCGGTTGCGGCCGTGAGCCCCGCCCCGTGGAGGTCATCCAATCCCGAAGTGCGGACGCGGTGGCGCTGCTGATTGAACGCGAGGACGGCGCGGGCCCCTACGTGGAGAGCACGGCGGAGCGCTTCCGGGTCGTCGCCTCGGGTGAAGCCATCAAGTCCGTGCGCTGGAGCGCCGACGCGGGTGCGATCGAGCCCTCCCAGGAGCGGGTCACCTGGACGCTGCCCACGGCGGGGACGGCTTCCCTTTCCGTCACCGTCGAGACGGAGTCCGGCAAGACGGCGGAGGGCGCGTTCCACTTCAACGTGGTGGCCGCGCCGCTCGCCTCCAGCTCCGTCATCGACACGGGGCCGGATGTCACCGGCAGCAGCTGCGACATCGTGTTCGACAGCACGGGCCAGGGCCACGTCATCTACACGAACGACACCCACAACAGCCTCTGGTACGGGAGCTGGGACGGCTCGGCCTGGACGACGGAGTTGATTGACGGCCCCGGCTTCAACAACGGGGGCGTCTTCGTCGTGAAGAGCCAGCTGGTCATCGACCCGATCACTGGCGCGCCGCATGTCGCCTATTCCAAGGGCACCGGCAACATCAACACCTCGCCAATGCGGGTGGGCTATGCCACACGCGTCAATGGTGTCTGGGTTCGTGAGGACGTCGACGCCTCGGTCGTGACCCGCATCAGCATCGCGCTCAACCCGGCGCAGGCGCAGCGGCCGGTCATCGTCTTCAGCAGCGGCAACGCGGGGAGCGTCAAGATCGCGACCCGGACGGGGGCGAACACGTGGTCCTCCGTGCCGCTCTCCGTCGCCTCCCAGGCGCTCACGAGCGACGCCCTCTTCGACGCGGCCGGAGCGCTGCACTTCATCACGCACCAGCCGTCGAGTGGCTACGTCAGTCAGTCGCTGCAGGTCCTGCGGGGCTCGGCCGTGGAGTCCTTCCCGTTGAAGACCAGCTCCATCGGGCCCTGGCTCTCGACGGTCTGGGCACCGGACTCGCACCTGCTGGCGCTCTCCAACAACATCTCCGAAGGCGAATGGAACGCCATCGAGGACATCACGGTGGGGATACCTGCCTCGGCCAGCACCCGGAGGGTCTCGGCGGTGGATTACAAATACTCCGCGGCGGACCTGACCTACGGCGGAGGCAAGCCGGTCATCGCTCTTCGCAATGGGACGTCGCTGGCGCTCGGAACGACGGACGCGCAGGGCTTCTGGACCTATACGCAGCTCGGGTCGGTGCAGGACAACTCCCGGCCCAGCGTGGCGATCCGTCCCACCGATGGCGTGCCTCATGTCTGCTACCAACGGGACGGCAAGGTGACCTTCCAGTAGGCCGGTCCACTTCCGGATGGCCCCCAAGGGTGAAGCCCCTGTCCAAGCGCTCCCTCCGTCACCAGTTCCCTGGTGACGGGCGGGGCGTGCGAACGGGGGAACGTGCATGGCGGGGCGGGGGGACGACTCACCGGTGGGGGGCGAGCCGTCCCTGTTCGCCCGGCTGGCGATGGGCGTGTTCCGGCACCGGGGCCGGGTGCTGGTAGGCGCGCTGCTGCTGCTCGCCGCTGCGGTGTGGGCCCTGCTCCGGGGCGGAGACCTCACCACCGGCACCATCGAAGGCATCGAATCCGCGAGGGCCGAGGCGCTCGCGCGCGGTGCCGCCGCAGGGTCGAACGACCAGACCCTGGCCGTCATCTTCCATCACGACACCTGGACCCCGGATGAGCCGCGCTTCGCCCAGGCGGTGACGTCCGTGCTGTCGCGCGTGGAGCGGCTGCCAGAGGTCGCGTCGGTGGTGTCGCCCATTGGCGCGCCCGAGGCCTTCCGGGCCCGCTTCGTGGCGAAGACCGGCCACGACCTGCTGGCGCTGGTGCGGCTCAAGGGCGGCGAGCGCGAGGCCACCGCCGCGTTCCCCGCCGTGCGCGCGGCGCTGGAGAGCCCGGACCTCCGGACGACGCTCACGGGCAAGGTGGCCTTCCTGGCCGCGCTCAATGAATTGCTGGAGCACGACCTGCTGCGCGCGGAGTTGCTGTCCTTCCCGCTGGCGCTGGTGGTCCTGCTGTGGGTGTTCCGCACGGTGGTGGCGGCGATGCTGCCCTTGGTGGTGGGCGGCCTGGCGGTGCTCTGCGGCGTGGCGGGCGTGATGCTGCTGTCGCACGCCACGAACATGGCTCAGTACACGCTCAACGTCGTGTCGCTCATCGGGTTGGGCGTGGCCATCGACTACTCGCTCTTCATCGTGAGCCGCTTCCGCTCCGAGCTCGCCCTGGGCCTCTCCACGGAGCACGCCCTGACGCGCACGCTGGACACCGCCGGGCGCGCGGTGGCGTTCTCGGGGCTGGCCGTCACGGTGGGGTTGGGGGGCCTGCTCTTCTTCCGAGGCTCGTACCTGAGCGCCATGGGCTTGGGCGGGGCCCTGGTGGTGGCCTTCGCGGTCCTCTTCGCGCTCACCGTGCTGCCCGCGCTGCTCGCCTGGCTGGGGCCCCGGGTGGACCGGGGACGGTTGCCCTTCTCCCGGAAGGAGGGGCGCGGCGGCGCATGGCACGCGCTGGCCACCTGGGTGATGCGCCATCCCTGGTGGGTGCTGTTGCCCACGCTGACGCTGCTGCTGGCCATGGGGCTACCATTCCGCCGGCTGCAACTGGCGGCCACGGACATCACCGCGCTGCCCGAGGGCACCGAGGCCCGCCAGGGCGCGGAGACCCTGGCCCGCCTGTTTCCCCGCGAGGCCGCCACGCGCGTCCTGGTGGCGGTGGAGTTCCCGGGAGGCAATCCCCTCACGCCGGAGCGCGCGGGCGCCCTGTACGACGCCAGCCGCCGCGCGGCTTCGATGCCCGGCGTCGTCGGCGTGGAGAGCGCGGTGGACCTGGGCCCCGGCATGGACCGGGCGACCGTCCAGCGGATGGCCGCCGCGCCGCCCCAGTTCCTTCCACCGGAGGTCCAGGCCGCGCGAGCCGCGTACATCACCGGCAACGTGGCGGTGATGCAGGTGCTGACGTCGTCGGCGCCCAGCAGCGTGGAGGCGCGCGACCTGGTCCGCGCGCTGCGCGAGGACCGCACGGTGGGCGATGGCCGGTGGTGGGTGGGCGGGCAGACCGCGGCGGACGTGGACGCGGCGGCCTTCGTGAAGCACCACACGCCCGCGGCGGTGGGGTTCGTGATGGGCATGACGTGCATCGTCCTCTTCGTGCTCCTGCGCTCCGTGGTGCTGCCCTTGAAGGCGCTCCTGATGAACCTCTTGTCGCTGGCCGGCTCGTTCGGCGCCCTGGTGTGGATTTTCCAGGAGGGGCACCTGCACCGGCTGCTGCGCTTCGAGCCCGGGCCCATCGAACCGTCGCTGCCCATCCTGTTGTTCTGCGCGCTGTTCGGCCTGTCCATGGACTACGAGGTGCTGCTGCTCAGCCGCATCCGCGAGGAGTACCTGCGCACGGGCGACAACACCCACGCGGTGGCCGAAGGGCTGGAGCGGACCGGCGGCCTCATCACCAGCGCGGCGGCCATCATGGTGGCCGTGTTCGCGGCCTTCACGCTGGCGTCGGTGGTGGTGGTGAAGGCCATGGGCCTGGGCATGGCCATCGCGGTCGCGCTGGATGCGACGCTGGTCCGGGTGCTCATCGTCCCCGCGATGATGCGGCTGATGGGGGACTTCAACTGGTGGGGGCCCGGCCACTGGAGGCGCTCGCGGCCACGGGCGCAGGGGACGGAGGTGCGGCCATGAACGCGCAAAATCTCGCATGGACGGCGGCGGCGCTGGGCGTGCTCGTGCACGGGCATCGGGCGCTGATGGCCGGCCTGCGGCGGCGGCAGGCCCCACCCCAGAGGCGCTTCGAGCCACCGTCGGTGACGGTCATCCGGCCCATCCGGGGCCTGGACGTGGACGCGCGCGAGAACGTGCGCGCGCTGCTGGAGCTGGACTATCCCGGTGAGTGGGAGGTGCTCTTCGTCTTCGACAGCGAGGACGACCCGGCGTTCCTCCCCACCCGCGAGGAGGTGGCCACCCGCCCGACGCGCGCGAGGCGGGTGGAGCTGCTGGTCGCGGGCGAGCCCCCGGCGGGCATGACGGGCAAGCTCAACGCGATGCAGGTGGGCGTGGCCCGCTCCCGGGGCCAGCTGCTGGCCTTCAGTGATTCGGACACGCGGCCCTCGCCCGGGGTGCTCACGGCGCTGGTGGGCGCGCTGCTGGAGGACGGCGGAACGGGCGCCACGTTCGCGCCCATCTACGCGGCGGCGGACGCGCCCCTGGCGGGCGACGTGGGCTACGGGCTGCTGGTGAACGCGTGGTACGGCGCGTCGGTCGCGTGCACCGCGGAGCCGGATGGCTCGCTGCCCTTCATCATGGGGCAGTTGATGGTGTTCCGACGCCAGGCGCTGGAGGCCATCGG
The sequence above is drawn from the Corallococcus sp. NCRR genome and encodes:
- a CDS encoding SDR family oxidoreductase gives rise to the protein MSGIQDKVIAITGASSGIGEAAALLLAGREAKVVLGARRLERLEPVVERITKAGGEALCARTDVKRREDVDGLVRLACERFGRLDVLINNAGSLATSPLDDLRVDDWEDLVDTNIKGVLYGIAAALPVFRRQGFGHLINTASTSAHRIVPGQAVYAGTKFAVRAISEGLRQEAGPKLRVTVISPGMTRTNFLEHVKNPELRARFEEVRDRLAIPPDAIARAMAYAIEQPADVDVGEVIVRPTAQD
- a CDS encoding helix-turn-helix transcriptional regulator — translated: MTARPYAVVDGPLSIQTFLFPELPGLRLVRYRTDGRLLRSVKERFSVTLTQRGHSEWWGRGKVHASSPRTVDLKQMGEVHRDLRRDGPARFQVIAFDESLVDEAREALGAPASARLRQLQLETSQPSAADFVRLHAVLDAGLEGRSSALSLQTALAEALSSLVGCLEHPGAGERRYRWPIQRVVEALHEAIPEGITLESLAHQVGWNRFHLCRAFREALGMPPHAYLTHLRVSRAQRLLSQGLAPAEVALQVGLCDQSQLNRHFKRIVGITPGQYARAVQ
- a CDS encoding VOC family protein — its product is MIDHTGIGVADVARSAAFYDAALGALGLRRAMQLPQDTGADGIGYGRDYPIFWIDRFHPHGVKQHTAFAATSRAQVDAFHAAAVAAGGTDNGPPGPRGAQTGYPAGYYAAFVLDPDGNNIEAVFREPPQGL
- a CDS encoding M3 family metallopeptidase — its product is MPRHRIAACLVLLAGPAFAAPASSPESLLAPWSGPHGGVPPFDRARVEDFAPALEAAMAQARREVAAIVDSKEPPTFENTIAAYQDSGRSFNRVYEVYNAWSSFVSSPEYQAVEREMAPRLSAFWDEESQNRKLFRRIKAVRDSAAKAKLTPEQQRLVTSSYDDFVRSGALLDAAGAKRMAALNQKLATLYTTFNQNVLADEKRFTLLENEADLAGLPEPLRKAAAAEATARGQPGKWAVANTRSVVADFLTYSERRALREKVWRNYDSRGDHGDAHDNNAVITQILAARAEQARLMGFPTHAHRQLQHAMVKTPERAMKLLETLWTPAVARVREEVAAMTVIARSQGQEEPIAPWDYRYYAEKVRKQAYDFDDSEVKPYLQLETLREGMFWVAGQLFGYTFTPAPDVPVYHPDVRVFAVKDRESGRERGLLYFDPYAREGKYNGGQTETYRVQERFRGEVPALVAISMPFVKPGAGSPALLGWRDAQTLFHEFGHALHTLSGDVTYPSLGGSRVVSDYAEFPSKLFEHWLATPEVLSRFALHHTTGQPMPRALVARLQKAATFNQGFYTVDFLTSALVEMKMHLAGAKRIDPDAFERAVLRQMGAPVEVGMRFRMPHFGHVFASNAYAAGYYRYLWADMLASDAFEAFQEAGGPYDAKVAARLYEHVLSVGNTVDPFEGYRKFRGKDASLDALMRERGFAPVH
- a CDS encoding Lrp/AsnC family transcriptional regulator, yielding MAALDRIDRAILEALQNNARLSNKELAAKVGLAPSSCLARVKRLETDGVIRSYRAELDPRPLGLGLQALIGVQLRLHVGEHFGSIGDHLRSLPETVAVYCLGGTTDFLVHVVCRDTEHLRVLTIQSFTSRPEVSRIETSLVFSFARSGLPVDRGA
- a CDS encoding phytoene desaturase family protein gives rise to the protein MQATKVAVVGGGLGGLTAAALLARGGCEVTVYERSKHLGGRARTTEVEGFRFNLGPHALYRAGAAYRVLERLGVRPTGGIPNQTGSHALVGGRLHTLPRGAVTLMTTDVLSLASKLEVAKVLAGLARIDTQPLASMPMREWLETRLTRKDSRALVGALIRVSSYCADFEALSAEAGLKQLQCATAANVLYVDGGWSTLVDAVERLGREAGARLELSARAEAVVLQEGGKRVEGVRLADGTVHRADAVVMAGSPADVAALMPGDAVLAREAREAVPIHAATLELGLSALSRPDALFALGLDGPWYASVHSASAKLAPEGGTMVHVAKYLGGADTEASEAALEAVMDALQPGWREKVVARRYRPSLTVSAGLPRAVNGGLAGRPSVEVPHVSGLFRVGDWVGAEGMLADASLASAEAVEQALVPRTATTQRRAAGT
- a CDS encoding sigma-70 family RNA polymerase sigma factor — protein: MDAQARGALGQAAREHERFLWGLCYRMTGVAADADDLVQEVYARALATPPKRLDSLRPWLTRVAVNLSRDHLRRRQREDYLGPWLPSPVETGDEEVPPSVEARLPDGGSTEGRYELLESVSFAFLLALEALSPKQRAVLLLRDVFDYSVLEVAEALRMSEANVKVVHHRARAAMATYDQSRCVPTRDVQARTRASLEAFLGALVTGDVAAAEALLASDVRALSDGGGKVRAALVPIVGPQRVMLFLRRLMEMRGPPVAWEARMLNGLPAVVAVYPPGRDPLLALRMVLRVDVDASGRIHALHSVLVDRKLTGVRMPVPG
- a CDS encoding MMPL family transporter yields the protein MAGRGDDSPVGGEPSLFARLAMGVFRHRGRVLVGALLLLAAAVWALLRGGDLTTGTIEGIESARAEALARGAAAGSNDQTLAVIFHHDTWTPDEPRFAQAVTSVLSRVERLPEVASVVSPIGAPEAFRARFVAKTGHDLLALVRLKGGEREATAAFPAVRAALESPDLRTTLTGKVAFLAALNELLEHDLLRAELLSFPLALVVLLWVFRTVVAAMLPLVVGGLAVLCGVAGVMLLSHATNMAQYTLNVVSLIGLGVAIDYSLFIVSRFRSELALGLSTEHALTRTLDTAGRAVAFSGLAVTVGLGGLLFFRGSYLSAMGLGGALVVAFAVLFALTVLPALLAWLGPRVDRGRLPFSRKEGRGGAWHALATWVMRHPWWVLLPTLTLLLAMGLPFRRLQLAATDITALPEGTEARQGAETLARLFPREAATRVLVAVEFPGGNPLTPERAGALYDASRRAASMPGVVGVESAVDLGPGMDRATVQRMAAAPPQFLPPEVQAARAAYITGNVAVMQVLTSSAPSSVEARDLVRALREDRTVGDGRWWVGGQTAADVDAAAFVKHHTPAAVGFVMGMTCIVLFVLLRSVVLPLKALLMNLLSLAGSFGALVWIFQEGHLHRLLRFEPGPIEPSLPILLFCALFGLSMDYEVLLLSRIREEYLRTGDNTHAVAEGLERTGGLITSAAAIMVAVFAAFTLASVVVVKAMGLGMAIAVALDATLVRVLIVPAMMRLMGDFNWWGPGHWRRSRPRAQGTEVRP